One window of Branchiostoma lanceolatum isolate klBraLanc5 chromosome 8, klBraLanc5.hap2, whole genome shotgun sequence genomic DNA carries:
- the LOC136440704 gene encoding ras-related protein Rap-2a-like, with protein MAAEPQQYTQRLVVLGAAGVGKSAIVAQFLFETFTEKYKKTVEELYCTEYDVYETKVRLDILDTSGSFEFPAMRKLSITNANAYLLVYAIDNPQSFEEIKSIRQEIIDIRGEAGIAQLPVVVVGNKCDMEDKRQVPKEDAELVVELAWQHVFLESSAKERTNVVNIFKQLLHQAHIPCHLSPALRRRRASLPVTPSANGHASPGGKDDVKPSMRRHNTRRRSSCKVQ; from the exons ATGGCGGCGGAGCCTCAGCAGTACACGCAGCGGCTGGTGGTGCTGGGGGCCGCGGGGGTCGGCAAGTCCGCCATCGTGGCGCAGTTCCTGTTCGAGACCTTCACCGAGAAGTACAAGAAGACGGTGGAAGAGCTGTACTGCACCGAGTACGATGTCTACGAGAccaag GTGCGTCTGGACATCCTGGACACGAGCGGTTCGTTTGAATTTCCCGCCATGCGGAAACTGTCCATCACCAACGCCAACGCCTACCTCCTGGTGTACGCCATTGACAACCCGCAGTCCTTCGAGGAGATCAAGAGCATCAGACAG GAGATCATCGACATCCGCGGCGAGGCGGGGATAGCCCAGCTGCCCGTGGTGGTGGTGGGGAACAAGTGCGACATGGAGGATAAGCGACAG GTGCCTAAGGAGGATGCGGAGCTGGTGGTGGAGTTGGCATGGCAACACGTCTTCCTGGAGTCGTCTGCCAAGGAGAGGACGAACGTCGTCAACATCTTCAAGCAGCTCCTCCACCAGGCGCACATCCCGTGCCACCTCTCTCCCGCACTGCGCAGGCGCAGGGCCTCGCTTCCCGTCACGCCCAGCGCCAACGGCCACGCGTCTCCCGGCGGCAAGGACGACGTCAAGCCGAGCATGCGTAGACACAACACCAGAAGAAGAAGCTCCTGCAAAGTTCagtag